A window of Juglans regia cultivar Chandler chromosome 7, Walnut 2.0, whole genome shotgun sequence contains these coding sequences:
- the LOC108983058 gene encoding ATPase 10, plasma membrane-type-like — protein sequence MAEDLDKPLLDPENFNRDGIDLERIPLEEVFEQLRTSRGGLSTEDAEARVKLFGLNKLEEKPENKFLKFLSFMWNPLSWVMEAAAIMAIVLANGGGEGPDWQDFVGIVCLLIINSTISFIEENNAGNAAAALMARLAPKTKVLRDGQWQEQDAAILVPGDIISIKLGDIIPADARLLEGDPLKIDQSALTGESLPVTKRTGDEVYSGSTCKHGEIEAVVIATGVHSFFGKAAHLVDSTEVVGHFQQVLTSIGNFCICSIAVGMILEIVVMFPVQHRSYRDGINNLLVLLIGGIPIAMPTVLSVTLAIGSHRLSQQGAITKRMTAIEEMAGMDVLCSDKTGTLTLNRLTVDRNLIEVFNKDMDKDTVVLLAARAARQENQDAIDAAITNMLADPKEARANIKEVHFLPFNPVDKRTAITYIDSDGNWHRATKGAPEQILDLCQEKNEIAGKVHSIIDKFAERGLRSLGVAYQEIPERTKESPGSPWTFCGLLPLFDPPRHDSAETIRRALNLGVNVKMITGDQLAIAKETGRRLGMGTNMYPSSSLLGRDKDEHEALPVDELIEKADGFAGVFPEHKYEIVKILQEKKHVVGMTGDGVNDAPALKKADIGIAVADATDAARSASDIVLTEPGLSVIVSAVLTSRAIFQRMKNYTIYAVSITIRIVLGFVLLALIWEYDFPPFMVLIIAILNDGTIMTISQDRVKPSPMPDSWKLNEIFATGVVIGTYLALVTVLFYWIVVDTTFFETHFHVSSLSSNTEEVSSAVYLQVSIISQALIFVTRSQGWSFLERPGTLLMIAFVVAQLVATVIAVYANISFASISGIGWGWAGVIWLYSLIFYIPLDIIKFIVRYALSGEAWNLVFDRKTAFTSKKDYGKEDREAKWILSQRSLQGLMSAELETNGKRSSLIAEQARRRAEIARLGEIHTLRGHVESVVRLKKLDLDLIQSAHTV from the exons ATGGCTGAGGATTTGGATAAACCATTGCTAGATCCCGAGAATTTCAATCGAGATGGGATCGATTTG GAGCGCATACCATTGGAAGAGGTTTTTGAACAGCTTAGAACATCACGGGGAGGACTTTCAACTGAAGATGCTGAAGCCCGAGTGAAGCTTTTTGGCCTAAACAAGCTCGAAGAGAAGCCA GAgaacaaatttttgaaatttctaaGTTTTATGTGGAATCCCTTGTCATGGGTTATGGAAGCTGCAGCAATAATGGCAATTGTCCTTGCCAATGGCGGA GGGGAGGGTCCTGACTGGCAAGACTTTGTAGGGATCGTTTGCCTACTCATTATCAATTCAACAATCAGTTTTATTGAGGAAAACAATGCAGGGAATGCTGCAGCAGCACTTATGGCCCGTTTAGCTCCTAAAACGAAG GTTCTCAGAGATGGGCAGTGGCAGGAGCAAGATGCAGCTATCTTGGTACCAGGAGATATAATTAGCATAAAGCTTGGAGACATCATTCCTGCTGATGCTCGCCTGCTTGAAGGAGACCCACTAAAAATTGACCAG TCAGCTCTTACTGGGGAGTCTCTACCTGTCACTAAGAGGACGGGTGATGAAGTATATTCTGGCTCAACATGTAAGCATGGAGAGATTGAAGCTGTAGTGATAGCAACTGGTGTCCACTCTTTTTTTGGAAAAGCCGCACATTTAGTTGACAGCACCGAAGTTGTTGGTCATTTCCAGCAG GTCCTTACCTCCATAGGGAACTTTTGCATTTGCTCTATAGCTGTGGGAATGATTCTTGAGATTGTTGTCATGTTTCCTGTACAGCATCGTTCATACAGGGATGGGATTAACAACCTTCTTGTTCTCTTAATTGGAGGAATACCCATTGCTATGCCGACAGTATTATCTGTGACACTTGCTATTGGTTCTCATCGACTATCTCAACAG GGTGCCATTACAAAAAGGATGACAGCAATTGAAGAAATGGCAGGAATGGATGTCCTTTGCAGTGATAAAACTGGAACTCTTACTCTGAATCGCCTCACTGTTGATCGGAACCTTATTGAG GTATTTAACAAAGATATGGACAAAGACACAGTTGTCTTGCTTGCAGCCAGAGCAGCAAGACAGGAAAATCAAGATGCTATTGATGCAGCCATCACTAACATGCTTGCTGATCCAAAAGAG GCACGCGCAAATATCAAGGAAGTGCATTTCCTTCCATTCAATCCAGTGGACAAACGTACTGCAATTACATATATTGATTCTGATGGTAACTGGCATCGTGCCACCAAAGGAGCTCCCGAACAG ATTCTTGATCTTTGCCAAGAGAAAAACGAGATTGCTGGAAAAGTGCATTCTATCATTGACAAATTTGCCGAGAGGGGCTTGCGATCTCTAGGAGTTGCTTATCAG GAAATTCCTGAAAGAACTAAGGAGTCTCCTGGAAGTCCTTGGACATTTTGTGGTTTGTTACCCTTGTTTGATCCTCCAAGACATGATAGTGCTGAGACCATCCGCAGAGCTCTTAACCTTGGAGTCAATGTTAAGATGATTACAG GTGATCAGTTGGCAATTGCAAAGGAGACAGGCCGACGACTTGGTATGGGAACAAACATGTACCCCTCTTCTTCATTATTGGGCCGTGACAAAGATGAACACGAAGCTCTTCCAGTGGATGAGCTCATTGAAAAGGCAGATGGCTTTGCTGGTGTATTTCCTG AACATAAGTAcgaaattgtgaaaattttacaagaaaaaaagcaTGTGGTTGGAATGACTGGAGATGGCGTGAATGATGCACCTGCTCTAAAGAAAGCAGATATTGGAATAGCAGTGGCAGATGCTACAGATGCTGCAAGAAGTGCTTCTGATATAGTCCTAACTGAACCTGGCTTAAGTGTGATTGTCAGTGCTGTGTTAACTAGCAGAGCTATATTCCAAAGAATGAAGAATTATACA ATATATGCTGTCTCCATAACCATAAGGATTGTG CTTGGTTTTGTGCTTCTAGCCTTGATATGGGAGTATGACTTCCCACCTTTCATGGTTCTGATAATAGCAATACTGAATGATG GGACAATCATGACTATTTCTCAAGATCGGGTAAAGCCATCTCCCATGCCTGACAGTTGGAAgctgaatgaaatatttgcaaCTGGAGTTGTCATTGGCACATATCTTGCTTTGGTTACTGTTTTATTTTACTGGATAGTAGTGGACACCACTTTTTTTGAG ACTCACTTCCACGTAAGCTCCTTATCCAGCAACACTGAGGAAGTTTCATCAGCTGTATATTTGCAAGTTAGCATCATCAGCCAGGCTCTCATATTTGTTACACGCAGTCAGGGGTGGTCATTTCTAGAGAGGCCAGGAACTCTCTTGATGATTGCTTTTGTGGTGGCACAACTG GTGGCCACTGTAATTGCTGTCTATGCAAATATAAGCTTTGCTTCCATTAGTGGCATTGGATGGGGATGGGCAGGTGTTATATGGTTATATAGTTTGATCTTCTACATACCACTGGATATAATCAAGTTCATAGTGCGCTACGCATTGAGCGGAGAAGCATGGAATCTTGTGTTCGATAGAAAG ACAGCTTTTACTTCTAAGAAAGATTATGGGAAGGAAGATCGGGAGGCGAAGTGGATACTTTCTCAAAGAAGTCTACAAGGATTGATGTCTGCAGAATTGGAGACCAATGGGAAGCGATCATCTTTGATTGCTGAACAGGCCAGGCGGCGTGCTGAAATAGCCAG GCTAGGGGAGATACATACTCTGAGAGGTCATGTAGAGTCTGTAGTAAGGCTTAAAAAGTTGGACTTGGATTTGATCCAATCGGCTCATACAGTCTGA
- the LOC109021416 gene encoding protein STRUBBELIG-RECEPTOR FAMILY 7-like isoform X1 — MLENWRVAAVVFSLCILGPRPSSVDAATDPSEAAALRDMYSSLNSPPQLTQWSSTGDDPCGQSWKGVTCTSSRVTEIKLSGLGLSGSMGYHLSSLTMLTSLDMSNNNLAGEIPYSLPPNVSQLNLAYNTFNKGVPYSISQMASLKYLNISHNQLQEQLFDAFGQLSSLSTLDLSFNSLPGNLPQSFSSLSSMTSMYLQNNQFTGNIDVLANLPLENLNIENNHFTGWIPEQLQNINLQKNGNSWSSEPAPPPPPGTPPARKRPNHKSGGNESPSDGSGGGNKPGIGGGGIAGIVISIFIVGAIVAFFLMKRRSRRPLSDIEKLDNQPFAPHASTEVQEVKAVQTSSVIKTHSFDTNASINLRPPPIDRHKSFDEDCFPQKPIVAKKANIAPINATSYSVADLQMATDSFSVENLLGEGSFGRVYRGRFDDGKILAVKKIDSSALPAELSEEFTEMVSNISQLHHQNIAELVGYCSEHGQHLLVYEFHKSGSLHDFLHLYDDYSKPLTWNSRVKIALGTARALEYLHEVCSPSVVHKNIKSANILLDAELNPHLSDSGLGSLVPNADQILSRNAGSGYSAPEVAMSGQYTLKSDVYSFGVVMLELLSGHKPFDSTRPRSEQSLVRWATPQLHDIDALGKMVDPALKGLYPVKSLSRFADVIALCVQLEPEFRPPMSEVVQALVRLVQRTNMSKRTIGNDLGASQRAVNSDTHE, encoded by the exons atgttggaGAATTGGAGAGTGGCGGCAGTGGTCTTCAGCCTCTGCATTTTGGGACCGAGGCCCAGTTCAGTTGATGCTGCCACAGACCCGTCAGAAG CTGCTGCTCTGAGGGACATGTATAGCAGTTTAAATTCTCCTCCTCAGCTAACCCAATGGAGTTCAACTGGTGATGACCCATGTGGGCAGTCTTGGAAAGGCGTTACTTGCACAAGCTCACGAGTGACAGAAAT TAAATTGTCGGGGCTTGGACTTTCTGGATCGATGGGGTACCATCTCTCAAGTTTGACCATGCTAACCAGCCT AGACATGAGCAATAATAATCTTGCAGGCGAGATACCTTATTCACTTCCTCCAAATGTGTCACAACT GAATCTTGCTtataatacatttaataaaGGCGTCCCTTATTCCATTTCTCAGATGGCTTCTCTTAAATACCT AAACATCAGTCACAATCAACTACAGGAACAACTGTTTGACGCCTTTGGACaactttcttctctctctacaTT GGATCTTTCATTCAATTCTCTGCCGGGAAACCTCCCACAGAGTTTCAGCTCCCTCTCAAGTATGACCTCAAT GTATTTGCAAAACAACCAGTTTACAGGCAATATTGATGTCCTTGCCAATCTTCCCCTGGAGAATCT GAATATTGAAAATAACCATTTCACTGGCTGGATTCCTGAACAATTGCAAAACATTAATCTGCA GAAAAATGGAAATTCATGGAGCTCAGAGCCTGCACCCCCACCTCCACCTGGTACACCTCCAGCCAGAAAAAGACCAAATCACAAATCTGGTGGCAATGAAAGCCCATCAGATGGTTCGGGAGGTGGCAACAAACCAGGAATTGGAGGTGGTGGCATAGCAGGAATAGTCATATCCATCTTTATTGTCGGGGCAATAGTTGCATTCTTTTTAATGAAGAGAAGATCCAGGAGGCCATTATCAGATATTGAGAAGCTTGATAATCAGCCCTTTGCTCCTCATGCTTCAACTGAAGTCCAAG AAGTGAAGGCGGTACAAACTTCTTCCGTAATCAAGACACATTCTTTTGATACTAATGCCTCAATAAATCTTAGACCCCCACCCATCGATCGTCACAAATCATTTGATGAAGATTGTTTTCCACAGAAGCCTATTGTTGCCAAGAAAGCTAACATAGCTCCTATAAATGCAACATCATATTCAGTAGCAGACCTGCAGATGGCTACTGACAGCTTCAGTGTAGAAAACCTTCTGGGTGAGGGGTCTTTTGGACGTGTTTATCGAGGTCGATTTGATGATGGGAAG ATTCTTGCTGTGAAGAAAATAGATTCATCTGCCCTTCCTGCTGAATTGTCAGAAGAATTCACAGAGATGGTTTCAAACATCTCCCAGCTGCATCATCAAAATATAGCAGAGCTAGTTGGTTATTGTTCAGAGCATGGGCAGCATCTGCTAGTTTATGAGTTCCATAAAAGTGGCTCACTTCATGACTTCCTGCATCTATATGATGATTACAGCAAACCGTTGACGTGGAACTCCCGCGTCAAGATTGCTTTGGGGACTGCACGTGCATTGGA GTACCTACATGAAGTTTGCTCTCCATCTGTAGTTCACAAGAATATCAAGTCAGCCAACATTTTGCTGGATGCAGAACTGAATCCTCACCTGTCAGACTCTGGCCTGGGAAGCCTTGTCCCAAATGCAGATCAG ATTTTGAGCCGGAATGCAGGATCTGGATACAGTGCACCTGAGGTTGCCATGTCTGGTCAGTATACTCTTAAGAGTGATGTTTACAGTTTCGGAGTGGTGATGTTGGAGCTTCTTAGTGGGCATAAACCATTTGATAG CACAAGGCCAAGATCTGAGCAGTCCTTGGTTCGATGGGCAACACCTCAGCTCCATGATATTGATGCTCTTGGAAAAATGGTTGATCCGGCCCTTAAAGGGCTCTACCCAGTAAAATCTCTCTCACGGTTTGCTGATGTCATTGCACTTTGCGTCCAG CTGGAGCCTGAGTTTCGACCACCTATGTCAGAAGTGGTTCAAGCGCTTGTTCGTTTAGTGCAACGAACGAACATGAGTAAGAGAACAATTGGAAATGACCTAGGAGCATCCCAAAGAGCCGTCAACTCAGACACGCATGAGTGA
- the LOC108983059 gene encoding triacylglycerol lipase OBL1 yields MDSKSDSRNNYDKSEINGDVYEPSSSLNGGGGGQDGGLLSYLIIRPEKGGIGDLYRYMVRADIASGLRFLEGSDEGLVGKVAADHRWVILVSIIVRKIIAFFGKPMQWTGYAVDFFLNLLSLNGNLTGLLYNLLRGKVVLPRRDTETFISTIGHLDGRIDLYKGQSLLQEEEGDAVFRERSIRVEIGNRNLMDLCIMASKLAYENAEVVRNIVLHHWKMHFVKFYNCWNDFQKEMSTQVFILCDKPKDANLILISFRGTEPFDPDDWSTDFDYSWYEIPELGKVHMGFLEALGLGNRADVVSFQKHLQVKDTKFSPNGGDVRRNHSEGTESISSNTDSDLRGLDQYSSDSESPTSAGTKKIPPDTVEMTAYYSVKSKLLSLLKEHKNAKFVVTGHSLGGALAILFPTVLVLHEEKEIMQRLLCVYTFGQPRVGNKELGRFMEAHLNYPVPKYFRVVYCNDLVPRLPYDDKTFLYKHFGACLYYDSLYTEKNMDEEPNRNYFGMRYVIPAYLNAVWELIRSLTMGYTHGPDYKEGWFSILLRVIGLALPGISAHCPTDYVNSARLGKERIIQMSSF; encoded by the exons ATGGATAGTAAATCTGATAGCCGTAACAACTACGATAAGAGTGAGATTAATGGTGATGTATATGAGCCGTCGAGCTCTTTAAACGGTGGTGGCGGTGGCCAAGATGGTGGTCTTCTAAGCTACCTGATCATACGGCCGGAAAAGGGTGGAATCGGGGACTTGTATCGGTACATGGTGCGGGCTGACATAGCGAGCGGGCTGAGGTTCCTGGAGGGTTCGGACGAGGGACTGGTGGGTAAGGTGGCGGCCGACCACAGATGGGTCATACTGGTTTCCATCATTGTGCGCAAGATCATTGCCTTCTTTGGCAAGCCCATGCAGTGGACTGGCTATGCCGTTGATTTCTTTCTTAATCTCCTCTCTCTCAACGGCAACCTCACTGGTTTACTCTACAACCTTTTACGTG GAAAAGTCGTCCTGCCACGGCGGGACACAGAAACTTTCATAAGTACTATAGGGCATTTAGATGGGCGGATTGACCTGTACAAGGGCCAAAGCTTACTACAAGAGGAGGAGGGTGACGCTGTTTTCAGAGAGAGAAGCATAAGGGTAGAAATTGGGAATCGAAATCTCATGGACCTTTGCATCATGGCCTCCAAGTTAGCCTATGAGAATGCCGAAGTCGTTAGAAATATTGTACTCCACCACTGGAAG ATGCACTTTGTAAAGTTCTACAACTGCTGGAATG aTTTCCAAAAGGAGATGTCGACCCAAGTGTTCATACTCTGTGACAAGCCTAAGGACGCAAATTTGATATTGATCAGCTTCAGGGGCACAGAACCTTTTGATCCTGATGATTGGAGTACCGATTTTGACTACTCTTGGTATGAGATCCCTGAATTAGGGAAAGTCCACATGGGGTTCTTAGAGGCCTTAGGTTTGGGCAACAGGGCTGATGTTGTCTCCTTCCAGAAACACCTTCAAGTGAAAGACACAAAGTTCTCTCCAAATGGTGGAGATGTTCGGAGAAATCATTCAGAAGGCACAGAATCAATATCTTCGAACACTGATTCTGACCTTCGCGGATTGGATCAGTACTCCTCTGACTCTGAGAGCCCTACTAGTGCTGGCACTAAGAAGATTCCACCAGATACGGTGGAGATGACGGCATACTATTCTGTGAAGAGTAAGCTCTTGAGCTTACTCAAGGAACACAAGAATGCAAAATTCGTGGTGACAGGACATAGCTTAGGTGGGGCTCTTGCCATATTATTCCCGACAGTGCTTGTGCTGCATGAGGAGAAGGAGATAATGCAAAGGTTGTTGTGTGTATACACATTTGGACAGCCCAGGGTTGGGAACAAGGAGCTGGGTAGGTTTATGGAAGCCCATCTGAATTATCCAGTCCCCAAGTACTTCAGGGTGGTCTACTGCAACGACCTTGTGCCAAGGTTGCCTTACGATGACAAAACCTTCTTGTATAAACATTTTGGAGCGTGCCTTTACTATGACAGCCTGTATACTGAGAAG AACATGGACGAGGAGCCAAACAGAAATTACTTTGGAATGAGATATGTGATACCAGCGTATCTGAATGCTGTTTGGGAGTTAATCCGAAGTTTAACGATGGGGTACACCCACGGGCCAGACTATAAGGAGGGCTGGTTTTCTATATTGCTCAGGGTAATAGGATTGGCACTTCCTGGAATTTCTGCACATTGCCCCACAGATTATGTCAACTCTGCAAGACTTGGAAAGGAACGTATCATACAGATGTCCTCATTCTAA
- the LOC109021416 gene encoding protein STRUBBELIG-RECEPTOR FAMILY 7-like isoform X3: MLENWRVAAVVFSLCILGPRPSSVDAATDPSEAAALRDMYSSLNSPPQLTQWSSTGDDPCGQSWKGVTCTSSRVTEMDLSFNSLPGNLPQSFSSLSSMTSMYLQNNQFTGNIDVLANLPLENLNIENNHFTGWIPEQLQNINLQKNGNSWSSEPAPPPPPGTPPARKRPNHKSGGNESPSDGSGGGNKPGIGGGGIAGIVISIFIVGAIVAFFLMKRRSRRPLSDIEKLDNQPFAPHASTEVQEVKAVQTSSVIKTHSFDTNASINLRPPPIDRHKSFDEDCFPQKPIVAKKANIAPINATSYSVADLQMATDSFSVENLLGEGSFGRVYRGRFDDGKILAVKKIDSSALPAELSEEFTEMVSNISQLHHQNIAELVGYCSEHGQHLLVYEFHKSGSLHDFLHLYDDYSKPLTWNSRVKIALGTARALEYLHEVCSPSVVHKNIKSANILLDAELNPHLSDSGLGSLVPNADQILSRNAGSGYSAPEVAMSGQYTLKSDVYSFGVVMLELLSGHKPFDSTRPRSEQSLVRWATPQLHDIDALGKMVDPALKGLYPVKSLSRFADVIALCVQLEPEFRPPMSEVVQALVRLVQRTNMSKRTIGNDLGASQRAVNSDTHE, translated from the exons atgttggaGAATTGGAGAGTGGCGGCAGTGGTCTTCAGCCTCTGCATTTTGGGACCGAGGCCCAGTTCAGTTGATGCTGCCACAGACCCGTCAGAAG CTGCTGCTCTGAGGGACATGTATAGCAGTTTAAATTCTCCTCCTCAGCTAACCCAATGGAGTTCAACTGGTGATGACCCATGTGGGCAGTCTTGGAAAGGCGTTACTTGCACAAGCTCACGAGTGACAGAAAT GGATCTTTCATTCAATTCTCTGCCGGGAAACCTCCCACAGAGTTTCAGCTCCCTCTCAAGTATGACCTCAAT GTATTTGCAAAACAACCAGTTTACAGGCAATATTGATGTCCTTGCCAATCTTCCCCTGGAGAATCT GAATATTGAAAATAACCATTTCACTGGCTGGATTCCTGAACAATTGCAAAACATTAATCTGCA GAAAAATGGAAATTCATGGAGCTCAGAGCCTGCACCCCCACCTCCACCTGGTACACCTCCAGCCAGAAAAAGACCAAATCACAAATCTGGTGGCAATGAAAGCCCATCAGATGGTTCGGGAGGTGGCAACAAACCAGGAATTGGAGGTGGTGGCATAGCAGGAATAGTCATATCCATCTTTATTGTCGGGGCAATAGTTGCATTCTTTTTAATGAAGAGAAGATCCAGGAGGCCATTATCAGATATTGAGAAGCTTGATAATCAGCCCTTTGCTCCTCATGCTTCAACTGAAGTCCAAG AAGTGAAGGCGGTACAAACTTCTTCCGTAATCAAGACACATTCTTTTGATACTAATGCCTCAATAAATCTTAGACCCCCACCCATCGATCGTCACAAATCATTTGATGAAGATTGTTTTCCACAGAAGCCTATTGTTGCCAAGAAAGCTAACATAGCTCCTATAAATGCAACATCATATTCAGTAGCAGACCTGCAGATGGCTACTGACAGCTTCAGTGTAGAAAACCTTCTGGGTGAGGGGTCTTTTGGACGTGTTTATCGAGGTCGATTTGATGATGGGAAG ATTCTTGCTGTGAAGAAAATAGATTCATCTGCCCTTCCTGCTGAATTGTCAGAAGAATTCACAGAGATGGTTTCAAACATCTCCCAGCTGCATCATCAAAATATAGCAGAGCTAGTTGGTTATTGTTCAGAGCATGGGCAGCATCTGCTAGTTTATGAGTTCCATAAAAGTGGCTCACTTCATGACTTCCTGCATCTATATGATGATTACAGCAAACCGTTGACGTGGAACTCCCGCGTCAAGATTGCTTTGGGGACTGCACGTGCATTGGA GTACCTACATGAAGTTTGCTCTCCATCTGTAGTTCACAAGAATATCAAGTCAGCCAACATTTTGCTGGATGCAGAACTGAATCCTCACCTGTCAGACTCTGGCCTGGGAAGCCTTGTCCCAAATGCAGATCAG ATTTTGAGCCGGAATGCAGGATCTGGATACAGTGCACCTGAGGTTGCCATGTCTGGTCAGTATACTCTTAAGAGTGATGTTTACAGTTTCGGAGTGGTGATGTTGGAGCTTCTTAGTGGGCATAAACCATTTGATAG CACAAGGCCAAGATCTGAGCAGTCCTTGGTTCGATGGGCAACACCTCAGCTCCATGATATTGATGCTCTTGGAAAAATGGTTGATCCGGCCCTTAAAGGGCTCTACCCAGTAAAATCTCTCTCACGGTTTGCTGATGTCATTGCACTTTGCGTCCAG CTGGAGCCTGAGTTTCGACCACCTATGTCAGAAGTGGTTCAAGCGCTTGTTCGTTTAGTGCAACGAACGAACATGAGTAAGAGAACAATTGGAAATGACCTAGGAGCATCCCAAAGAGCCGTCAACTCAGACACGCATGAGTGA
- the LOC109021416 gene encoding protein STRUBBELIG-RECEPTOR FAMILY 7-like isoform X2: protein MYSSLNSPPQLTQWSSTGDDPCGQSWKGVTCTSSRVTEIKLSGLGLSGSMGYHLSSLTMLTSLDMSNNNLAGEIPYSLPPNVSQLNLAYNTFNKGVPYSISQMASLKYLNISHNQLQEQLFDAFGQLSSLSTLDLSFNSLPGNLPQSFSSLSSMTSMYLQNNQFTGNIDVLANLPLENLNIENNHFTGWIPEQLQNINLQKNGNSWSSEPAPPPPPGTPPARKRPNHKSGGNESPSDGSGGGNKPGIGGGGIAGIVISIFIVGAIVAFFLMKRRSRRPLSDIEKLDNQPFAPHASTEVQEVKAVQTSSVIKTHSFDTNASINLRPPPIDRHKSFDEDCFPQKPIVAKKANIAPINATSYSVADLQMATDSFSVENLLGEGSFGRVYRGRFDDGKILAVKKIDSSALPAELSEEFTEMVSNISQLHHQNIAELVGYCSEHGQHLLVYEFHKSGSLHDFLHLYDDYSKPLTWNSRVKIALGTARALEYLHEVCSPSVVHKNIKSANILLDAELNPHLSDSGLGSLVPNADQILSRNAGSGYSAPEVAMSGQYTLKSDVYSFGVVMLELLSGHKPFDSTRPRSEQSLVRWATPQLHDIDALGKMVDPALKGLYPVKSLSRFADVIALCVQLEPEFRPPMSEVVQALVRLVQRTNMSKRTIGNDLGASQRAVNSDTHE from the exons ATGTATAGCAGTTTAAATTCTCCTCCTCAGCTAACCCAATGGAGTTCAACTGGTGATGACCCATGTGGGCAGTCTTGGAAAGGCGTTACTTGCACAAGCTCACGAGTGACAGAAAT TAAATTGTCGGGGCTTGGACTTTCTGGATCGATGGGGTACCATCTCTCAAGTTTGACCATGCTAACCAGCCT AGACATGAGCAATAATAATCTTGCAGGCGAGATACCTTATTCACTTCCTCCAAATGTGTCACAACT GAATCTTGCTtataatacatttaataaaGGCGTCCCTTATTCCATTTCTCAGATGGCTTCTCTTAAATACCT AAACATCAGTCACAATCAACTACAGGAACAACTGTTTGACGCCTTTGGACaactttcttctctctctacaTT GGATCTTTCATTCAATTCTCTGCCGGGAAACCTCCCACAGAGTTTCAGCTCCCTCTCAAGTATGACCTCAAT GTATTTGCAAAACAACCAGTTTACAGGCAATATTGATGTCCTTGCCAATCTTCCCCTGGAGAATCT GAATATTGAAAATAACCATTTCACTGGCTGGATTCCTGAACAATTGCAAAACATTAATCTGCA GAAAAATGGAAATTCATGGAGCTCAGAGCCTGCACCCCCACCTCCACCTGGTACACCTCCAGCCAGAAAAAGACCAAATCACAAATCTGGTGGCAATGAAAGCCCATCAGATGGTTCGGGAGGTGGCAACAAACCAGGAATTGGAGGTGGTGGCATAGCAGGAATAGTCATATCCATCTTTATTGTCGGGGCAATAGTTGCATTCTTTTTAATGAAGAGAAGATCCAGGAGGCCATTATCAGATATTGAGAAGCTTGATAATCAGCCCTTTGCTCCTCATGCTTCAACTGAAGTCCAAG AAGTGAAGGCGGTACAAACTTCTTCCGTAATCAAGACACATTCTTTTGATACTAATGCCTCAATAAATCTTAGACCCCCACCCATCGATCGTCACAAATCATTTGATGAAGATTGTTTTCCACAGAAGCCTATTGTTGCCAAGAAAGCTAACATAGCTCCTATAAATGCAACATCATATTCAGTAGCAGACCTGCAGATGGCTACTGACAGCTTCAGTGTAGAAAACCTTCTGGGTGAGGGGTCTTTTGGACGTGTTTATCGAGGTCGATTTGATGATGGGAAG ATTCTTGCTGTGAAGAAAATAGATTCATCTGCCCTTCCTGCTGAATTGTCAGAAGAATTCACAGAGATGGTTTCAAACATCTCCCAGCTGCATCATCAAAATATAGCAGAGCTAGTTGGTTATTGTTCAGAGCATGGGCAGCATCTGCTAGTTTATGAGTTCCATAAAAGTGGCTCACTTCATGACTTCCTGCATCTATATGATGATTACAGCAAACCGTTGACGTGGAACTCCCGCGTCAAGATTGCTTTGGGGACTGCACGTGCATTGGA GTACCTACATGAAGTTTGCTCTCCATCTGTAGTTCACAAGAATATCAAGTCAGCCAACATTTTGCTGGATGCAGAACTGAATCCTCACCTGTCAGACTCTGGCCTGGGAAGCCTTGTCCCAAATGCAGATCAG ATTTTGAGCCGGAATGCAGGATCTGGATACAGTGCACCTGAGGTTGCCATGTCTGGTCAGTATACTCTTAAGAGTGATGTTTACAGTTTCGGAGTGGTGATGTTGGAGCTTCTTAGTGGGCATAAACCATTTGATAG CACAAGGCCAAGATCTGAGCAGTCCTTGGTTCGATGGGCAACACCTCAGCTCCATGATATTGATGCTCTTGGAAAAATGGTTGATCCGGCCCTTAAAGGGCTCTACCCAGTAAAATCTCTCTCACGGTTTGCTGATGTCATTGCACTTTGCGTCCAG CTGGAGCCTGAGTTTCGACCACCTATGTCAGAAGTGGTTCAAGCGCTTGTTCGTTTAGTGCAACGAACGAACATGAGTAAGAGAACAATTGGAAATGACCTAGGAGCATCCCAAAGAGCCGTCAACTCAGACACGCATGAGTGA